The DNA sequence GTAAACCTTGATGATGAATGTACAGGGTGAAATAATTGTCGTTGATCAACCGGGCACAATTTTCTCATAGGGAGTTTAATTTACGTCTCATTCTAATTTAAATCGAACATTATGGGCCTTATATGGTTAAATTACAGTAAAAAAAGGCCGATTCGTAGGTCGGATTAGAGCGTCCTTTGCTCGTAATCCGACATTGATCCGAATAACTCCGGCGGTTGCTTTTTTTTGAAAAAAGCTCCGCAAAAAAAATCATGATATGGGATTCAAAAATAACCATACGGGATGTAAGAGCTTGTTATACCATTTTCAAATCAAAGATGAAATCAAGGCGGCAAGGAGGAGGCGACGCAAACGTACGTGGTTTGTACGTTGAGGAGCTGACGACGATGCCAACATAGATAGCGCTTTGATTTGGAATTGGTATTAAATGCATTACGTTCCGGTAATGCTATCTAAACATTTTTTCAAAAAGACTTTTCCAGCGCCGCAATCCCCGTTGATTTTATTTCAAGATCAAATAATGCGAGTCCGAGCTTTCTTTTGTCAGATGATATCCCAGCCTCAAATGGAGTAATCCTTTTGCTGAAAATGAGTTCAATCTCTATCTTGCCATCAGGTTTTACCATCGAACTGCTGAAATAGATACGGAATATCCTTTTATCAGAACTTTCAAAAATCAATCTTTTGACTTTAATACCGTTAACATGGACATCTGCAAAATTTGGTTCAGAAAGAAAAAATGGCATGGCATTCAACTCAAGAACATAGCCTGGGTCAGTTTCATATTTATCAATTTTTGTTCTGATTATGGCATTATCACTATCAGTCCACGAAAAAGATGATTCTGCTTCAGGCGATGAAAAACCTTCAACTTCCATATCAATATTTGATGATCCATACCCAAAAGATTTCTTTTTACAGGTCCTGGAAGGAATTCCGCCTTTTATTATAACTCCGATGCCGCCCCATATCTGGGAATCACTTTCAATGATTTCAAGATGATCATACCCGGATTTGATGGAATTCCAAAAAACATCTACTTCTGCAGCGTGGGACACTGTTCCGGGAGGATGGTGTACTATATCATGAAAACAAATCAACCCTCCATCCTTGACTATATGAGAATACAGTTCAAAATCCTTTTTTACGCCTTCAAGAGAGTGATCTCCATCTATAAAAATAAAATCGAATTTTCTTCCTGATATAAATCTTTCGGCAACAGTCAGAGTAGATATGTCTTGGGAATTCCGTTCAATAATTCTTAGTTTTTGTTTCTTGCCAATAAAAGATTTAAATAATGCTCTTCTTGCAATCGAATAAGTAGTCTTAAATCTTCCGAATGGGACATCTATCCCAACAAGCTTGGCATTAGGGCGCACGCATCCTGAAAAAAGAAAAAGAGTTCCTCCATTAGCAGAACCAATCTCAAGCAAATTATTTGCTCCTGAATTTTTCAAAATTTCAAGTAGCTCATGTATCTCGCTCTTAATCTGAAGAGGAGTAAGGATACTATCAAAATCATCAAAAACGGCATTAACAAGGTCTGACACGCCAAATATTTTTTTCGCTTTTTTTATTCTATTTATATGCCTTAAACAGAATGCCAGATACTTGGCCTGAAGAAATATGCTATTTGCAACTTTGTCATGTCTCATTTGGTCTGTAGATGATTTTTCGGATCTTGTACTACCCATCATCAAAGCCTCTTCACCTTAACCATATTTGTAGTCCCAGCCACCCAAACAGGATGTCCAGCAGTTATGACAATGAGATCCCCTTTTGATACAAG is a window from the Desulforegula conservatrix Mb1Pa genome containing:
- a CDS encoding class I SAM-dependent methyltransferase; this translates as MMGSTRSEKSSTDQMRHDKVANSIFLQAKYLAFCLRHINRIKKAKKIFGVSDLVNAVFDDFDSILTPLQIKSEIHELLEILKNSGANNLLEIGSANGGTLFLFSGCVRPNAKLVGIDVPFGRFKTTYSIARRALFKSFIGKKQKLRIIERNSQDISTLTVAERFISGRKFDFIFIDGDHSLEGVKKDFELYSHIVKDGGLICFHDIVHHPPGTVSHAAEVDVFWNSIKSGYDHLEIIESDSQIWGGIGVIIKGGIPSRTCKKKSFGYGSSNIDMEVEGFSSPEAESSFSWTDSDNAIIRTKIDKYETDPGYVLELNAMPFFLSEPNFADVHVNGIKVKRLIFESSDKRIFRIYFSSSMVKPDGKIEIELIFSKRITPFEAGISSDKRKLGLALFDLEIKSTGIAALEKSF